A segment of the Bacillus sp. es.034 genome:
TCATGAATCCCGTCCCAGTGATGAAGCTTGTTGAAATCATTCGTGGACTTGCGACGACGGACGAAGTGTATCAGGCGATCGAAGACATGACGAAATCCCTCAATAAAGTACCTGTGGAAGTGGAAGACTTTCCTGGATTCGTTTCAAACCGCATACTGATGCCGATGATCAATGAAGCGATCTTCACCCTTTATGAAGGGGTGGCGAGCAAAGAGGCGATCGATGAAGTAATGAAGCTCGGTATGAATCACCCGATGGGACCGCTAACTCTGGCTGACTTCATCGGACTCGATACATGTCTTTATATCATGGAAACCCTGCACGAAGGCTTCGGTGATGATAAATACCGTCCATGCCCGCTATTGAGAAAATATGTAAAAGCAGGCTGGCTGGGCAAGAAAACGGGCCGCGGCTTCTATTCGTACGAGTGATCACGACGAACATCAGGGAGGAAACAGTCATGGAGTTACGATTCACGGAAGAGCAGCAGATGATGAGAAAGATGGTCCGGGATTTTGCCGAAACAGAAATCCAGCCATTCATCGAGAAGATGGAAGCGGGAGAGTTTCCGAGGGATATTTTAAAAAAGATGGCCGAACTTGGTTTGATGGGGATCACGATCCCGGAGAAATATGGCGGGTCTGAGATGGATTTCACCTCGTATATCATCGCGATTCATGAGTTATCGAAAGTAAGCGCCACCATCGGGGTCATCCTGTCGGTTCATACATCTGTAGGAACCAATCCGATCCTTTACTTTGGAAACGAAGAACAGAAACAAAAGTATCTTCCAAAGCTTGCAACAGGTGAGTATTTAGGGGCCTTCTGCCTGACGGAGCCAAGTGCAGGATCCGATGCGAAGAGCCTCAAATCCCGGGCCGAAAAGCGCGGGGACCACTATGTGGTGAACGGATCGAAAGTCTTCATCACGAATGGTGGGGAAGCGGATACGTATATTGTATTTGCGACGACGGATTCGACGAAGGGGAGCCGTGGGGTATCGGCCTTCATCGTTGAAAAGGATACACCTGGTCTTGTGATCGGGAAAGATGAACATAAAATGGGGCTGCACGGTTCCCGGACCGTCCAGCTGACGTTTGAAGATATGAAGGTCCCGACTGAAAACCTTCTCGGTGAAGAAGGGGAAGGGTTCAAGATAGCCATGGCGAACCTGGATGCCGGCAGGATCGGAATTGCCGCGCAGGCACTCGGAATCGCCGAAGCGGCTTTCGATTACTCTACGGCTTATGCAAAAGAACGGGTGCAATTCGGCAAGCCGATCGCCGCGCAGCAGGGAATCGGCTTTAAGCTTGCCGATATGGCGACGGCCGTTGAAGGCTCGAAGCTCCTTGTGTACAGGGCTGCGAATCTGCGCTCTAACAACATCTCCTGTGGGAAAGAAGCGAGTATGGCTAAGCTGTTTGCTTCGAAAACAGCCGTTGAAGTATCGACGGAAGCGATTCAGGTGTATGGCGGATATGGCTACACGAAGGAGTATCCGGTGGAGCGGTTGTTCCGTGATGCGAAGGTGACGGAGATTTATGAGGGTACGAGTGAGATTCAGCGGATGGTGATTGGGAAGCATTTGTTGGTGTAGATGAAAGTGTTTATTTGAAATTTTGATAGGGTGTCGTTGTGCATATATTCTGAAGCGTGTCAGGCCCCGATTAATATTTTAGTGTTTCGTGGCGTAAAGAGGTTTGTTGCATGGCTGGTTTTTTAGGGTGCCAGACCCGGTATGAAGTAGATATGAGGAGGAAGTTGAGATGAATTTTAAATTGTCGGAAGAGCATGAAATGATACGTAAGATGGTGCGTGATTTTGCGCGGAATGAGGTGGCTCCTACTGCTGCTGAGCGTGATGAGGAAGAGCGTTTTGATATGGATCTGTTCAAGAAGATGGCGGAGCTTGGGTTGACGGGGATTCCTTGGCCGGAAGAGTACGGCGGGATCGGCAGTGACTATCTGGCGTATTGTATCGCTGTTGAAGAACTATCAAGAGTGTGTGCGTCTACAGGTGTTACACTTTCTGCCCATACTTCATTGGCTGGATGGCCGGTATACAAATTCGGTACGGAAGAGCAGAAACAGAAATACCTTCGTCCAATGGCGCAGGGTGAAAAGATCGGGGCTTACGGCTTGACTGAGCCGGGTTCAGGATCTGATGCAGGTGGCATGAAGACGACGGCCCGTTTAGAAGGAGATCACTACGTATTGAATGGCTCTAAAATTTTCATCACAAACGGTGGAATCGCTGATACGTATATCGTATTTGCTTTGACAGATCCATCACAGCGCCAGCGTGGAACGAGTGCGTTCATCGTAGAGGCAGACTTCGAAGGGTTCTCCGTTGGAAAGAAAGAGAAGAAGCTCGGAATCCGTTCTTCGCCGACGACTGAAATCGTATTTGAAGATTGCAAGGTACCGAAAGAGAATATGCTCGGCAACGAAGGCGATGGCTTCAAGATTGCGATGATGACACTTGATGGCGGACGTAACGGGATTGCCGCTCAAGCAGTGGGGATTGCCCAGGGAGCACTTGATGCCTCCGTTGATTACGCAAAAGAGCGTGAGCAGTTCGGTAAACCGATTGCGGCGAACCAGGGGATTTCATTTAAGATCGCTGATATGGCGACATCCATCGAGGCTTCACGTCTATTAACCTATCAAGCTGCTTGGCTTGAGTCTGAAGGGCTTCCATACGGTAAAGAATCGGCGATGTCGAAGCTGATGGCCGGGGATACGGCGATGAAAGTGACGACGGAAGCGGTTCAGATCTTCGGTGGTTATGGCTACACGAAGGATTATCCGGTGGAGCGTTATATGCGTGATGCGAAGATCACTCAGATTTATGAGGGAACGCAGGAGATTCAGAGATTGGTTATTTCGCGGATGGTGACGAAGTAAGGTTTGTCGTCCGGGATCTGATTGCTTTGTTGGGGGATGAAGTAGTCAGGATAGGAATTAGGGGTCAATGGGAGAATCGGAATATAAAGGCGGTCGGTTGTTTTGAATAAGAAGAGGGAAGTTCATGCTTCGGTTAAGGATGAGCGTTTGGTGAAAAAGCGGCGTGATCAGATGATTCGCGGGGCCGTCTCTCTGTTTAAACAAAAGGGGTTTCACCGCACCACGACTAGAGAGATTGCAAAGGCCGCCGGATTCAGTATCGGAACGCTGTATGAATATATACGAACAAAGGAAGATGTCCTGTATTTAGTGTGTGACAGCATTTATGAGCAGGTTCGATTGGAGCTTGAGGAGCTAGATGTCGGCAAAGGGACGATTGAGAGTTTGAGGCTCGGCATTGCCCATTATTTCAAGGTGATGGACCGGATGCAGGATGAAGTCCTTGTCATGTATCAGGAAGCGAAATCACTGTCAAAGGACGCCCTTCCCTATGTTCTGCGCAAGGAACTTGAAATGGTGGGAATGGTGGAAGATCTCATTAAAGGCTGCGTCGACAGTGGAAGACTTGAGCTTGATGAAGATCAGATCCATATGCTGGCCCAGAATGTATTCGTCCAGGGACAGATGTGGGGATTCCGTCGTTGGGCCATGCAGAAACGATTTACGCTGGAGGAATACATCGATCTTCAAATCGAACTACTTTTTGCAGGAATCATCGGATTTGAAAAACAAGGGAGAACAGGGGGAGTAATATGAGCACGGTTGAGATTTATAAACCAAAGCACCATGTTCGTTTTGTCACGGCATCGAGCCTGTTTGACGGACATGATGCGTCGATCAACATAATGCGTCGGATTATCCAGGCAAGTGGGGCAGAAGTCATCCACTTGGGCCATAACCGTTCTGTAGAGGAAGTCGTCAATGCCGCTATTCAGGAAGATGTTCAGGGTATTGCGATTTCATCCTATCAGGGTGGACACGTGGAATACTTTAAATATATGTACGACCTTTTAAAAGAAAGAGGGGCTTCCCATATCCGCATTTATGGCGGAGGCGGCGGAGTGATCATCCCGCGTGAAATTAAAGAACTTCACGAATACGGGATCGCCCGCATCTTCTCTCCTGAAGACGGACGTACGCAGGGTCTTCAAGGGATGATCAATAAGATGATCGAGGAATGTGATTTCCCTACCATCAAGGGAAGCGTCAATCAGGAAGTCGAGAAGCTTTCGACTGGAAATGTGAACACAGTGTCGAAGCTGATTTCACTTGCCGAGTATCAAGTCGGAGCGAATGAAGAAGTGGCGGCTACAGCCCAGACCGTTTTTTCTGAAATCAAGAGCTTGGCGAAAAAAGCGCCTGTCTTGGGGATTACCGGGACGGGTGGAGCTGGGAAGAGTTCCCTGACGGATGAACTGATCCGTCGTTTCACCAACGAGCTTCCTGAAAAGAAAATCGCGATTCTGTCCATCGATCCAACGAAACAAAAAACGGGAGGAGCCCTACTAGGGGACCGTATCCGCATGAATGCGATCTTCAATCCCCGTGTTTACATGCGAAGCCTTGCTACCCGTGGGTCGAAAACGGAACTTTCACTGGCGATTAAGGACGCAATTAATGTTGTGAAAGCGGCAGGATATGACCTGATCGTCGTGGAAACGAGCGGGATCGGGCAGGGGGATGCGGAAATCGCAGAGATCTGTGATATGTCCATGTACGTCATGACTAGTGAGTTCGGAGCTCCGTCCCAGCTGGAAAAAATCGATATGATCGATTTTGCCGATCTGATCGTTATCAATAAATTCGAGCGCAAAGGCTCGGAGGATGCGAGACGCCAGGTACAGAAGCAGTACCAGCGCAGTCATATGCTCTTTGATAAAGATCTCGATGACATGCCTGTGTACGGAACGATTGCCAGCCAGTTCAATGATCCTGGAACCAATGCCTTATTTGCCGCTATCGTGGAAACGGTGAACAAGAAAATGGAGCTGGATTGGAAAACGGGCTTCTCGAAAGATGTCGATGTCGAGAAGCAGAACGTCATCATCCCAAATAATCGCCGTTATTATCTGCGTGAGATTGCGGAAACCGTCCGTAATTATCATAAAAAAGCAGAAGAGCAGGTGAACCTGGCACGCCGATTATTCCAGCTTGAAGGGGCAATCGAAGCGGTCAATGAAAAAGAAACGAATGACGGGGTCGTAACGTCCCTTCAAACGTTGAAAGATGAAGTAGAAAACAAATTAACATCAGAATCGAAACAGATTTTGCAAAAATGGGATGATCTTAAAGAAACCTACAGCAAGGATCAGTTCATCACAAAGATCCGTGATAAAGAAATCGTCACGGAGTTAAAGACAAAGAGTTTATCCGGACTCGATATCCCGAAAGTATCCCTTCCGAAATACAAAGACTACGGTCAGATTCTCGATTGGGTCTATAAAGAGAATGTTCCAGGCTCATTCCCTTACACGGCAGGAGTATTCCCGTTCAAACGCAAAGGGGAAGATCCGAAGCGTCAGTTCGCCGGTGAAGGAACACCTGAACGGACGAACCGCCGTTTCCACTATTTATCCAAAGATGATGATGCGAAACGATTGAGTACCGCCTTTGATTCTGTGACGTTATACGGTGAAGATCCGGATCACCGTCCGGACATCTACGGAAAAGTCGGAGAGAGCGGCGTGAGCATCTGTACGCTTGAAGATATGAAGAAGCTGTATGCAGGTTTTGACCTGTGTGCTCCTTCTACATCCGTGTCTATGACGATCAATGGTCCGGCACCGATTATCCTTGCCATGTATATGAACACGGCGATTGATCAGCAGATCCGTATGAAGGAAGAAGAGATCGGCCGCGTATTAACGGTGGAAGAGTATGTGGAAGTAAAGGAACAGACCCTTCAAGTCGTCCGCGGAACGGTTCAGGCAGATATTTTAAAAGAAGATCAGGGTCAGAACACTTGTATCTTCTCAACCGAATTCGCCCTGCGCATGATGGGGGATATCCAGCAGTACTTCATCGATCACAAAGTACGAAACTATTACTCTGTATCGATTTCCGGCTATCATATCGCCGAAGCGGGAGCGAACCCGATTTCCCAGCTTGCCTTCACATTGGCGAACGGGTTTACGTACGTGGAATACTATTTAAGCCGCGGAATGGATATCAACGCCTTTGCACCAAACTTATCGTTCTTCTTCTCAAACGGCCTCGATCCCGAGTATACGGTGATCGGACGCGTCGCACGACGAATTTGGTCAACGGTTATGAGAGATAAATATGGTGCCAACGAACGCAGTCAGAAGCTGAAGTACCATATTCAAACATCCGGTCGTTCACTCCATGCACAGGAGATTGATTTCAACGATATCCGTACGACGCTCCAAGCGTTGATGGCCTTGCAGGATAACTGTAACTCCCTGCACACGAATGCCTATGACGAAGCGATTACGACACCGACGGAGGAATCCGTGCGCCGTGCCATGGCGATCCAGATGATTATCACGAAAGAGCACGGATTATCGAAAAATGAAAATCCGCTTCAAGGATCGTTCATCGTAGAAGAGCTGACGGATCTCGTGGAAGAAATGGTCCTCACAGAATTCGACCGCTTAAATGACCGCGGCGGCGTACTCGGATCCATGGAGACCCAGTATCAACGCGGGAAGATCCAGGAGGAATCCATGTTCTACGAAATGAAGAAACATTCCGGTGAGCTTCCGATCGTAGGAGTGAACACGTACCTGAATCCGAATCCACCTTCAGAAGAACAAATGGACAGCATGGAACTGGCACGTGCCACAAAAGAAGAAAAAGAAACACAAATTCATAATCTGCGGGACTTCCAATCTCAACATAAAGACCAAACCGAAGAAGCCCTCACCCGTCTGAAACAGGCAGCAGTGGGCGGAGGAAACATCTTCGAACAACTCATGGAAACCGTAAAAGTCGCAAGCCTCGGCCAAATCACACGCGCCCTCTACGAAGTAGGCGGCCAATACCGACGCAATATGTAACAAATAAAAGGAAAAGAGACTACTGTAGGGGTGCAGTAGTCTCTTTTTTACAGGTGGCTTATATTTGATGAACAGTATGCATAGTATGAATGATGGTGGTTTTTGTCACGTTTCAAGCTTATAAAAAAATAAAAAGAAAGCCCAACAAGTTTAAAAACCCGCCAAACCGTCTATCCTTTATACGAAATCAACCAATTTTTAACATGAACTTAATACTTATAGGGTAAGATATCCTATATAATAAGAATTATCAGACAAGTAACGGGGAAATACGATACATACGTTTGGATGTGAGACTGTGAAGACCATTTTACGCTACATACTATTCATCATCACCATATACGCCGCCATCCTTTTATATCAATTTCAACTGGGCGCCATCCCTTTTTTCCTGCTCTCTTTTTATCTATTCTATGAAGCGTTCCGGGTGATCAAAAACGCTCAGAAAGAAGAGAAGGTAGGAAATGGGAGGCCATCTTGAAATCAAATGCGAAAAAAATGCGGGAAAAACGAGATATGTCTAGCATAAAGTGATTTATATTGTTTATAATGTTGAATATGGTTAAAATTGATAATGGAGAATTTTTGCCCTTTTTTACTCTACTTAGTAGAGTGTGAAATAGAGAAAGGAAGTGCGTAAAGTGAGTCTTAAGCAATTATCCAAAGAAGAATTGCGTCAAACATCATTCATTGAATTGGCACATGAAATTTTAGTAGAGAAAAAGCAAGCGATGGCCTTTGAAGAGATCGTAAAGGAAATCAAAGGTTTGCTTGAAATCTCTGATAAAGAGGTTAAGAGCCGTTTACTTCAATTCTACACGGACTTGAATATCGACGGACGATACATTGCCATGGGTGATAACCGTTGGGGATTAAGAGAATGGTACCCGGTTGATCAAATTGAGGAAGAGACCGTTCCAACGATGAAATCCAGCAAGAAGAAAAAGGCGAAGAAGAAAGACGAAGATCTGGATCTTGAAGATTTCGATGATCTGGATGATGAAGATCTTGATTATGAAGATCTTGATGATGCAGATGACGATGATGATCTGACGGATGACGACGACGATGTCGAGGTTGATGATGCAGACGAGGATCTTGATATCGATGACGACGAGGAAGAGCTCGAGATCGATGAATTCGACGAAGCCGACGATGAAGACGAAGACGAAGAAGATGAATTGGAAGAAGAGGAAGAGAAATAATCTCCTCCGAATCAGTGCGGCTCCCGCCAGGCTTTTGGGCCTTCCGGGGGCCTTTTGATTTGCGTGAAATGAGTGAAAATTCTATCCCTTATTCTATGCTTGACTTCTACCTCTTAGGAAGGTAGTATTTTATTTGGGCTCCCTAAAAAGGGACAGATTACGTATATCACGCTCCCCTTACAAGATTGTAAGCGGGGCGTTTTTTGTTTTTATACAGAAGAATGCTTTGACATGACAAGGTTTTAAATGTGAAGGATCGATTCTTTTAAGACCCCTTACATCTTTACGTATCTTAATAATAAGAGGCTGTCTTTTAGCTGGTTTATGCACATGGATTTATTTTAGGAGAATGGACTTGTCCTTCTTTGAACAAGATAAATTCATGACATAACTACATAAGAGACACCCTCTACTTTTTTTGAACCAAACTTACTTTATAAGGGGGACATATACATGACTAAGTATATTTTCGTAACAGGCGGCGTGGTGTCGTCACTAGGGAAAGGGATTACAGCAGCGTCCCTTGGAAGACTATTGAAAAACCGTGGAGTGAGCGTCACGATCCAGAAGTTCGATCCATACATCAACGTGGATCCGGGAACGATGAGTCCTTATCAGCACGGAGAAGTATTCGTAACCGATGATGGTGCCGAGACGGATCTTGACCTTGGTCACTACGAGCGTTTCGTTGATATCAATCTGACGAAATACAGCTCTGTGACAACAGGTAAAATCTATTCTACTGTACTGAAAAAAGAGCGCCGCGGAGATTATTTGGGCGGAACAGTGCAGGTCATACCGCATATCACAAATGAAATCAAAGAGCGCGTTTACCGTGCCGGCCGCGAAACGAATTCCGATGTCGTGATCACGGAGATCGGTGGTACGGTAGGGGATATCGAGTCTCTTCCATTCCTTGAAGCGATCCGCCAGATCAAGAGTGATGTCGGTCGTGACAACGTGATGTATATTCACTGTACGCTGATCCCTTACATTAAAGCGGCAGGTGAAATGAAGACGAAACCGACTCAGCACAGTGTAAAAGAACTTCGCAGTCTCGGTATCCAGCCGAATGTCATCGTCGTGCGTACAGAAATGCCGATGACCCAGGATATGAAAGACAAGATCGCGTTATTCTGTGATATCGATAAACATGCGGTAATCGAAGCGATGGATGCAGATACACTTTATTCTGTACCACTTGCCCTTCAGGATCAGAAACTTGATGAAATCACTTGTCAGCACTTGAAACTGAACTGCCATGAAGCAGATATGACCGAGTGGAATGAACTGGTTGACCGGGTGAAAAATCTTTCCCGCAAAACAAGGATTGCCCTTGTCGGGAAATATGTTGAACTGCAGGATGCCTATATTTCTGTAGTGGAAGCTCTTCGTCATGCAGGATATCATTTTGATAGCGATATTGAAGTGAGATGGTTGAACTCTGAGCTTGTCGATAACGAAAATGTTGCGGAGAAGCTTGCTGACGTGGATGGAATCCTTGTACCAGGCGGCTTCGGTGACCGTGGTGTCGAAGGGAAGATCGCTGCGACTCAATATGCCCGTGAAAATAAGATTCCGTTCCTTGGAATCTGCCTTGGTATGCAGCTTGCATCTGTCGAATATGCTCGTAATGTACTTGGTATGGAAGGAGCTCACTCAGCTGAGTTGAATCCTGAAACGCCATACCCGGTCATCGATCTATTACCAGAACAAAAGGACATCGAAGACCTTGGCGGGACACTGCGTCTCGGACTATACCCATGTAAGCTGACAAAAGGTTCAAAAGCCTATGCGGCCTACGACGGGGAAGTTGTATACGAACGTCACCGTCACCGCTTCGAATTCAACAATCACTACCGTGAGCAAATGGAAAAAGCCGGCTTTATCTTCTCAGGCACAAGCCCTGATGGCCGCCTTGTGGAAATCATCGAGCTGAGCGACCACCCATGGTTCGTTGCATCTCAATTCCACCCGGAATTCACCTCACGCCCGACCCGCCCGCAGCCTCTATTCAGAGACTTCGTGGAAGCGTCCCTTGCGTATGGTGAAAAATAAATTCTGATTGATAGCCCTCCCGGTTTGGGAGGGCTTTTTTGTAGTGTGGGAGTGGTGTGTAGAATTAATTCTGCAAACCCGACACAGAATTTTTTAAAAAAGAATATTGACAATATTTCCACATATCGTTAATATAGCGATTATAGCAAAACCGAACACAACCAAATTTCATAATCTCTTATAAAGAGTTGGCAGAGGGACTGGCCCGATGACGCCCGGCAACCTACCGTTTACGACGGAAAGGTGCTAAGACCTGCAGGAAGCATTTCCTGAGTGATAAGAGCACGTTTATTTATACATAAACCTCTTTTCTCTTGGGAAAAGGGGTTTTTTTATTTGAAAAAATGGAGGGGGATCCCCCTCGGGAGGAGAAAAGAAAGATGAAAAAAACGGCATCATTACTCGTATTAATCGCACTACTTTTCAGTTTGGCGGCTTGTCAGCCAAAGGTATCACAGGAGGCGGAAGCAGACGGCGGGGAAGCGACTTCCGATCATCCATTAGCCAATAAAAAAATTGCCCTTATCATGCAAATCAATCTCGGGACATTTTCCGCTCAATACATAGAAGGGGTCAAGGAACAGGTGGAAAAGTTCGGGGGGAAGGTTCAAGTGTTCACTTCGGAAGGGGATCTCGCCAAAATGTCCTCTAACCTGGACGCGGCGATCAACCAAAAATTTGATGGCATCCTGATCGACCATGGAACGAAAGAAGCTCTGCAATCAGGGGTGGAAAAGGCGAAAGAACAAAATATTCCGGTTGTCGTATTTGATGCGGATGTGGCATCAGAAGGAGTGACGGTCCTCGAGCAGGGGGACAAACAAATGGCTGAACAAACCTTGACGAAGCTTTCAGATGAGCTTGGCGGCAAGGGTGAGATCGTAAAAATTTGGGTCGCAGGCTTTGCGCCCATGGAAAGACGTCAGTCGGCATACGAAGAATTTTTAAAGGGAAATCCGGATATTAAAGAAGTCGCGGCATTTGGAGCAGCGAGTCAGAATACAGCGCTGGATACACAGGCCCAAATGGAGGCTATCTTGAAACAATATCCAAACAAAGGGGACATCGATGCTGTCTGGGCAGCATGGGATGAATTTGCGAAAGGTGCCGTCCGGGCAATCGAAGCGGCAGGCAGAGATGAAATCAAAGTATACGGAATCGATATGAGTGACGAGGATCTTCAGATCATTCAAAAAGACGGCAGCCCTTGGGTGGCATCGGCAGCTGTAGATCCGAAAGATATCGGCAGGGTCCAGGT
Coding sequences within it:
- a CDS encoding 3-hydroxybutyryl-CoA dehydrogenase, with protein sequence MNIKNIMVIGAGQMGSGIAQVCAQAGFNVYLNDLKEEFVQKGMGVITKNLTRSVEKGRMSEEDKTATINRLKASTDIHDAKEVDLVIEAAVENMDIKTKIFAQLDEITPEHTILASNTSSLPITEIAAATKRPKQVIGMHFMNPVPVMKLVEIIRGLATTDEVYQAIEDMTKSLNKVPVEVEDFPGFVSNRILMPMINEAIFTLYEGVASKEAIDEVMKLGMNHPMGPLTLADFIGLDTCLYIMETLHEGFGDDKYRPCPLLRKYVKAGWLGKKTGRGFYSYE
- a CDS encoding acyl-CoA dehydrogenase codes for the protein MELRFTEEQQMMRKMVRDFAETEIQPFIEKMEAGEFPRDILKKMAELGLMGITIPEKYGGSEMDFTSYIIAIHELSKVSATIGVILSVHTSVGTNPILYFGNEEQKQKYLPKLATGEYLGAFCLTEPSAGSDAKSLKSRAEKRGDHYVVNGSKVFITNGGEADTYIVFATTDSTKGSRGVSAFIVEKDTPGLVIGKDEHKMGLHGSRTVQLTFEDMKVPTENLLGEEGEGFKIAMANLDAGRIGIAAQALGIAEAAFDYSTAYAKERVQFGKPIAAQQGIGFKLADMATAVEGSKLLVYRAANLRSNNISCGKEASMAKLFASKTAVEVSTEAIQVYGGYGYTKEYPVERLFRDAKVTEIYEGTSEIQRMVIGKHLLV
- a CDS encoding acyl-CoA dehydrogenase, which encodes MNFKLSEEHEMIRKMVRDFARNEVAPTAAERDEEERFDMDLFKKMAELGLTGIPWPEEYGGIGSDYLAYCIAVEELSRVCASTGVTLSAHTSLAGWPVYKFGTEEQKQKYLRPMAQGEKIGAYGLTEPGSGSDAGGMKTTARLEGDHYVLNGSKIFITNGGIADTYIVFALTDPSQRQRGTSAFIVEADFEGFSVGKKEKKLGIRSSPTTEIVFEDCKVPKENMLGNEGDGFKIAMMTLDGGRNGIAAQAVGIAQGALDASVDYAKEREQFGKPIAANQGISFKIADMATSIEASRLLTYQAAWLESEGLPYGKESAMSKLMAGDTAMKVTTEAVQIFGGYGYTKDYPVERYMRDAKITQIYEGTQEIQRLVISRMVTK
- a CDS encoding TetR/AcrR family transcriptional regulator, which gives rise to MNKKREVHASVKDERLVKKRRDQMIRGAVSLFKQKGFHRTTTREIAKAAGFSIGTLYEYIRTKEDVLYLVCDSIYEQVRLELEELDVGKGTIESLRLGIAHYFKVMDRMQDEVLVMYQEAKSLSKDALPYVLRKELEMVGMVEDLIKGCVDSGRLELDEDQIHMLAQNVFVQGQMWGFRRWAMQKRFTLEEYIDLQIELLFAGIIGFEKQGRTGGVI
- the icmF gene encoding fused isobutyryl-CoA mutase/GTPase IcmF; the encoded protein is MSTVEIYKPKHHVRFVTASSLFDGHDASINIMRRIIQASGAEVIHLGHNRSVEEVVNAAIQEDVQGIAISSYQGGHVEYFKYMYDLLKERGASHIRIYGGGGGVIIPREIKELHEYGIARIFSPEDGRTQGLQGMINKMIEECDFPTIKGSVNQEVEKLSTGNVNTVSKLISLAEYQVGANEEVAATAQTVFSEIKSLAKKAPVLGITGTGGAGKSSLTDELIRRFTNELPEKKIAILSIDPTKQKTGGALLGDRIRMNAIFNPRVYMRSLATRGSKTELSLAIKDAINVVKAAGYDLIVVETSGIGQGDAEIAEICDMSMYVMTSEFGAPSQLEKIDMIDFADLIVINKFERKGSEDARRQVQKQYQRSHMLFDKDLDDMPVYGTIASQFNDPGTNALFAAIVETVNKKMELDWKTGFSKDVDVEKQNVIIPNNRRYYLREIAETVRNYHKKAEEQVNLARRLFQLEGAIEAVNEKETNDGVVTSLQTLKDEVENKLTSESKQILQKWDDLKETYSKDQFITKIRDKEIVTELKTKSLSGLDIPKVSLPKYKDYGQILDWVYKENVPGSFPYTAGVFPFKRKGEDPKRQFAGEGTPERTNRRFHYLSKDDDAKRLSTAFDSVTLYGEDPDHRPDIYGKVGESGVSICTLEDMKKLYAGFDLCAPSTSVSMTINGPAPIILAMYMNTAIDQQIRMKEEEIGRVLTVEEYVEVKEQTLQVVRGTVQADILKEDQGQNTCIFSTEFALRMMGDIQQYFIDHKVRNYYSVSISGYHIAEAGANPISQLAFTLANGFTYVEYYLSRGMDINAFAPNLSFFFSNGLDPEYTVIGRVARRIWSTVMRDKYGANERSQKLKYHIQTSGRSLHAQEIDFNDIRTTLQALMALQDNCNSLHTNAYDEAITTPTEESVRRAMAIQMIITKEHGLSKNENPLQGSFIVEELTDLVEEMVLTEFDRLNDRGGVLGSMETQYQRGKIQEESMFYEMKKHSGELPIVGVNTYLNPNPPSEEQMDSMELARATKEEKETQIHNLRDFQSQHKDQTEEALTRLKQAAVGGGNIFEQLMETVKVASLGQITRALYEVGGQYRRNM
- the rpoE gene encoding DNA-directed RNA polymerase subunit delta, which produces MSLKQLSKEELRQTSFIELAHEILVEKKQAMAFEEIVKEIKGLLEISDKEVKSRLLQFYTDLNIDGRYIAMGDNRWGLREWYPVDQIEEETVPTMKSSKKKKAKKKDEDLDLEDFDDLDDEDLDYEDLDDADDDDDLTDDDDDVEVDDADEDLDIDDDEEELEIDEFDEADDEDEDEEDELEEEEEK
- a CDS encoding CTP synthase, whose product is MTKYIFVTGGVVSSLGKGITAASLGRLLKNRGVSVTIQKFDPYINVDPGTMSPYQHGEVFVTDDGAETDLDLGHYERFVDINLTKYSSVTTGKIYSTVLKKERRGDYLGGTVQVIPHITNEIKERVYRAGRETNSDVVITEIGGTVGDIESLPFLEAIRQIKSDVGRDNVMYIHCTLIPYIKAAGEMKTKPTQHSVKELRSLGIQPNVIVVRTEMPMTQDMKDKIALFCDIDKHAVIEAMDADTLYSVPLALQDQKLDEITCQHLKLNCHEADMTEWNELVDRVKNLSRKTRIALVGKYVELQDAYISVVEALRHAGYHFDSDIEVRWLNSELVDNENVAEKLADVDGILVPGGFGDRGVEGKIAATQYARENKIPFLGICLGMQLASVEYARNVLGMEGAHSAELNPETPYPVIDLLPEQKDIEDLGGTLRLGLYPCKLTKGSKAYAAYDGEVVYERHRHRFEFNNHYREQMEKAGFIFSGTSPDGRLVEIIELSDHPWFVASQFHPEFTSRPTRPQPLFRDFVEASLAYGEK
- a CDS encoding sugar ABC transporter substrate-binding protein, whose protein sequence is MKKTASLLVLIALLFSLAACQPKVSQEAEADGGEATSDHPLANKKIALIMQINLGTFSAQYIEGVKEQVEKFGGKVQVFTSEGDLAKMSSNLDAAINQKFDGILIDHGTKEALQSGVEKAKEQNIPVVVFDADVASEGVTVLEQGDKQMAEQTLTKLSDELGGKGEIVKIWVAGFAPMERRQSAYEEFLKGNPDIKEVAAFGAASQNTALDTQAQMEAILKQYPNKGDIDAVWAAWDEFAKGAVRAIEAAGRDEIKVYGIDMSDEDLQIIQKDGSPWVASAAVDPKDIGRVQVRFLYQKLDGKETPEKVKLDPVFIEKAALPKESITTDQLNEHIEGWGASEQGYTDELKELESSFTN